The window TCTCGTCTTTCACAGAAAATCATGTGGCTGCGATCGCATTTGTAAATCAGAAGGGCGGCTGCTCGAAGTCAACCTCTAGTACTCATCTTTGCTACTGGCTGAACAAGGCAGGGCACAAAGTTCTATTGGTAGATGCTGATGTGCAGAAATCTAGCTCTCGTTGGCTTGCTTCCTTAGAAACTGCATTTCCCTATGAAGTTCTATCGGCTCCGAATGAGTTGTTAGATCAGCTTCCTAAATTGGCAGAGCAGTATGACTACGTAATTATTGACGGACCTGCTGGATTGACCGAGGCGACGCGAGCGATTTTATTAAGAGTCGATTTAGCGATCGTGCCTTGTCAGCCGACTGGATTAGATCTTGATTCGGCGGGGGAAACAATTTATTTGATTCGGCAGGCTCAGTCGGTGCGGATGGGATTACCGAAAGCGGCGATGTTCATTGCGCGAGCAGTGAAGGGAACCAAGCTCAAAGACGAGGCGGTTCGACTTTTGGGAAAATCTGGGTTGCCAACGTTAAAGGCAGTGGTTCACCAGAGTCAG is drawn from Leptolyngbya sp. NIES-2104 and contains these coding sequences:
- a CDS encoding AAA family ATPase produces the protein MSKQSLQHLTIASTIFSSFTENHVAAIAFVNQKGGCSKSTSSTHLCYWLNKAGHKVLLVDADVQKSSSRWLASLETAFPYEVLSAPNELLDQLPKLAEQYDYVIIDGPAGLTEATRAILLRVDLAIVPCQPTGLDLDSAGETIYLIRQAQSVRMGLPKAAMFIARAVKGTKLKDEAVRLLGKSGLPTLKAVVHQSQTIADAFGQGVTVFSSKGRASTAAAREYDKLFREIVEMVS